One window of Sandaracinaceae bacterium genomic DNA carries:
- a CDS encoding plasmid pRiA4b ORF-3 family protein, giving the protein MPTYYELEVSLYDLQPRIWRRFLIRDTATFATLHEAIQLAFGWESCHLWEFRRPTRGGGPIAGPPDLGFGEETPDAARVKLSAFFGEAERCDYIYDFGDDWRHDVRRVAVQTESKAFQRRLLAGERAAPPEDCGGWPGYERVVEFAETGEDPFGDGDLESWLGDWRADAFDLAAVKAAFDR; this is encoded by the coding sequence ATGCCCACGTACTACGAGCTCGAGGTCTCGCTCTACGACCTGCAGCCGCGGATCTGGCGGCGCTTTCTGATCCGCGACACGGCCACGTTCGCCACGCTCCACGAGGCGATCCAGCTGGCGTTCGGGTGGGAGAGCTGCCACCTGTGGGAGTTCCGGCGGCCGACCCGCGGAGGGGGTCCGATCGCTGGGCCGCCGGACCTGGGCTTCGGCGAGGAGACGCCGGACGCGGCCAGGGTGAAGCTGTCCGCCTTCTTCGGGGAGGCGGAGCGGTGCGACTACATCTACGACTTCGGCGACGACTGGCGGCACGACGTGAGGCGCGTGGCCGTGCAAACGGAGTCGAAGGCGTTCCAGCGCCGGCTCCTCGCGGGTGAGCGCGCCGCGCCGCCCGAGGACTGCGGCGGCTGGCCGGGGTACGAGCGCGTCGTGGAGTTCGCCGAGACGGGCGAGGACCCGTTCGGCGACGGAGACCTCGAGAGCTGGCTCGGCGACTGGCGGGCCGACGCGTTCGACCTCGCCGCGGTGAAGGCGGCGTTCGATCGTTGA